A window of the Acidimicrobiales bacterium genome harbors these coding sequences:
- a CDS encoding LLM class flavin-dependent oxidoreductase, with product MSQFPLSLGAHVGQQNMTMDEMRALWRRLDEAGCDWISAWDHIYEAPPAGGTLPHFEGVATLGALAADTTNARLGCLVFYVGYRNPGLLAKAAVTIDHISGGRFELGIGGGWHEWEAKAYGYDFPSVGTRLDMLDEATELITSLLTQERTTFQGTHYRAEDASCLPPPVRGHLPLWIGGVGEKRTLKTVAAKANGWNAAYIPPDEFGRLNGVLDQWCEKLGRDPGTIERSVNLMFLMGADQAGADRAEAALAAQWGPMADRVKGGAIGGLPEQAIDTVNRYLDAGADMVNIALRAPFDQEALEAYLTEVMPTVRASR from the coding sequence ATGAGCCAGTTCCCGTTGTCACTCGGAGCCCACGTCGGTCAGCAGAACATGACCATGGACGAGATGCGGGCGCTGTGGCGCCGCCTCGACGAGGCGGGCTGCGACTGGATCTCGGCATGGGACCACATCTACGAGGCCCCACCGGCTGGCGGCACGCTCCCCCACTTCGAGGGCGTGGCCACGCTGGGTGCGTTGGCGGCCGACACGACCAACGCCCGGCTCGGTTGCCTGGTGTTCTACGTCGGCTACCGCAACCCGGGACTGCTGGCGAAGGCGGCGGTCACCATCGACCACATCTCGGGCGGTCGCTTCGAGCTGGGCATCGGTGGCGGTTGGCACGAATGGGAGGCGAAGGCGTACGGCTACGACTTCCCGTCCGTGGGCACCCGCCTCGACATGCTCGACGAGGCCACCGAACTCATCACGAGCTTGCTCACCCAAGAGCGCACGACCTTCCAGGGCACGCACTATCGGGCCGAGGACGCGTCATGTCTTCCGCCCCCCGTTCGGGGACACCTCCCGTTGTGGATTGGTGGTGTCGGCGAGAAGCGCACGCTCAAGACCGTCGCAGCGAAGGCGAATGGCTGGAACGCTGCCTACATCCCGCCGGACGAGTTCGGGCGCCTCAACGGCGTGCTCGATCAGTGGTGCGAGAAGCTCGGCCGTGACCCAGGCACGATCGAGCGCTCGGTGAACCTCATGTTCCTGATGGGCGCCGACCAGGCCGGCGCCGACCGGGCCGAGGCTGCGCTGGCCGCCCAGTGGGGGCCGATGGCCGATCGTGTGAAGGGTGGCGCCATCGGCGGACTCCCCGAGCAAGCGATCGACACGGTCAACCGCTACCTCGATGCCGGCGCCGACATGGTCAACATCGCGCTGCGGGCCCCGTTCGACCAGGAGGCGCTCGAGGCCTACCTCACCGAGGTCATGCCCACCGTGCGGGCTTCTCGCTAA
- a CDS encoding TIGR03619 family F420-dependent LLM class oxidoreductase yields MKFGLFALNYGTCADPSVAVQVARYAEDAGLESLWTGEHLVLPDPQPVGVHMAPTLPFLDSVVALTLLAAETTRIHLGSGIIELPLHHPIMLAKQCASIDQISNGRLILGIGAGHLVPEFDAMGVPMSERGRRMDEYLDAMRALWTMPQPEYHGELVSFSEINAFPRPVAPEGIPIVTGGVSEGARRRTIRKANGWYLFNADLAIVEEAMAIITNEQQEIERPEHLGRLEISVTPNAPIDAAAVERYAALGVDRLILLPDPTAASEDRHRPIAVDDILRTIDLIAELSDAPRG; encoded by the coding sequence GTGAAGTTCGGACTGTTCGCTCTCAACTACGGCACGTGCGCGGACCCCTCAGTTGCGGTGCAGGTGGCCCGCTACGCCGAGGACGCCGGCCTCGAGTCGTTGTGGACCGGCGAGCATCTCGTGCTGCCCGATCCGCAACCGGTCGGCGTCCACATGGCGCCGACGCTGCCGTTCCTCGACTCCGTGGTTGCGCTCACGCTCCTCGCGGCGGAGACGACTCGGATCCACCTCGGGAGTGGGATCATCGAGCTGCCGCTGCACCACCCGATCATGCTGGCGAAGCAGTGCGCAAGTATCGATCAGATCTCGAACGGTCGCCTCATCCTCGGGATCGGGGCCGGGCACCTCGTCCCCGAGTTCGATGCCATGGGCGTTCCCATGTCGGAGCGAGGGCGACGCATGGACGAGTACCTCGACGCGATGCGAGCACTGTGGACCATGCCCCAGCCCGAGTATCACGGTGAGCTCGTCTCGTTCAGCGAGATCAATGCCTTCCCCCGACCGGTGGCCCCGGAAGGCATTCCGATCGTCACCGGCGGCGTCAGCGAGGGAGCGCGCCGTCGCACGATCCGGAAGGCGAACGGCTGGTACCTGTTCAACGCCGACCTTGCGATCGTCGAAGAAGCCATGGCAATCATCACCAACGAGCAGCAAGAGATCGAGCGGCCTGAGCACCTCGGGCGCCTCGAGATCTCGGTGACTCCGAACGCTCCAATCGACGCCGCGGCGGTGGAGCGCTACGCCGCCCTCGGTGTGGACCGTCTCATCCTGCTCCCCGACCCAACGGCGGCGAGCGAGGATCGCCACCGCCCGATAGCCGTCGACGACATCCTCCGCACGATCGACCTGATCGCCGAACTCAGCGACGCTCCTCGAGGATGA
- a CDS encoding NAD(P)/FAD-dependent oxidoreductase, with translation MNAQGTANDHPTFDAIIIGAGFGGLYALHHLRDEMGLSVRAFDGASDVGGTWWYNRYPGARVDAPSSPFYAYTFSQDLVNEWVWPETQSAQADVLAYLEHVADKFDLRKDITFDTVVADARYDEALQRWTIETDGGQQASARFLICATGALFVANTPAYPGIGDFVGEIHHTGRWPHEPVSFEGKRIGVIGTGSSGIQAIPEIAKTADHVTVFQRTPQFSLPARNQPLAEEDLDQYRQEWDTLRGSMRRRGGWPFKVSKLRASDYSFEERQARYEEMWERGGMHLAINSYTGVYSDEDLNNEIGEFVRGKIRDIVHDPETAEKLMPDYAFGTKRLILDNGYFETYNRDNVTLVDLRADPIESFTESGIRTTSGEHPIDMLVLATGFDAVSGSMLRLNPKGRDGRALRDKWSERFDNHLGMTIAGFPNLFMIHGPGAPGVFFTMPLGGELQTAWIDSCIRHLDEAGLGSIEATEAQEASWDAEINGIANRTLYPRTDSWYMGANIPGKPRQFLGHLMGSQYFDRLTQVADDGFEDFILEERR, from the coding sequence GTGAACGCTCAGGGGACAGCGAACGACCATCCGACCTTCGACGCCATCATCATCGGTGCCGGCTTCGGTGGGCTCTATGCGCTGCATCACCTGCGCGACGAGATGGGCCTGTCGGTCCGCGCCTTCGACGGCGCGAGCGACGTGGGCGGCACCTGGTGGTACAACCGCTACCCGGGGGCTCGGGTCGATGCGCCGAGTAGCCCGTTCTACGCCTATACGTTCAGCCAGGATCTGGTCAACGAGTGGGTGTGGCCCGAGACCCAGAGTGCTCAGGCCGACGTGCTCGCCTACCTCGAGCACGTGGCCGACAAGTTCGATCTCCGGAAGGACATCACCTTCGACACGGTCGTCGCCGACGCCCGCTACGACGAAGCGCTCCAGCGCTGGACGATCGAGACCGACGGAGGCCAACAAGCCAGCGCTCGATTCCTGATCTGCGCCACGGGTGCGCTCTTCGTCGCCAACACGCCCGCCTATCCCGGCATTGGCGACTTCGTGGGCGAGATCCACCACACCGGTCGGTGGCCCCACGAACCGGTGTCGTTCGAGGGCAAGCGGATCGGTGTCATCGGTACGGGGTCGTCCGGTATCCAAGCGATCCCCGAGATCGCGAAGACGGCCGACCACGTCACGGTGTTCCAGCGCACACCGCAGTTCTCCCTGCCCGCCCGCAACCAGCCGCTCGCGGAAGAAGACCTCGACCAGTACCGGCAGGAGTGGGACACACTCCGGGGTTCGATGCGTCGCCGAGGCGGCTGGCCGTTCAAGGTGAGCAAGCTCCGCGCCTCCGACTACTCCTTCGAGGAGCGCCAGGCTCGCTACGAGGAGATGTGGGAGCGAGGGGGTATGCACCTCGCCATCAACAGCTACACCGGCGTCTACTCCGACGAAGACTTGAACAACGAGATCGGCGAGTTCGTGCGGGGCAAGATCCGCGACATCGTGCATGACCCCGAGACGGCCGAGAAGCTGATGCCCGACTACGCCTTCGGGACGAAGCGTCTCATCCTCGACAACGGCTACTTCGAGACCTACAACCGCGACAACGTCACGCTGGTCGACCTACGCGCCGACCCGATCGAGTCGTTCACCGAGTCCGGCATCCGTACAACGAGTGGTGAGCATCCGATCGACATGCTCGTGCTCGCCACCGGCTTCGACGCCGTGAGCGGCTCGATGCTCCGACTCAATCCGAAGGGTCGCGACGGCCGGGCGCTGAGGGACAAATGGTCGGAGCGGTTCGACAACCACTTGGGCATGACGATCGCCGGGTTCCCGAACCTGTTCATGATCCATGGCCCGGGAGCGCCCGGGGTGTTCTTCACGATGCCGTTGGGTGGCGAGCTCCAGACCGCATGGATCGACTCGTGCATCCGTCATCTCGACGAAGCCGGGCTCGGCTCGATCGAGGCCACCGAAGCCCAGGAGGCGAGCTGGGACGCCGAGATCAACGGCATCGCCAACCGCACCCTCTACCCCCGAACCGACTCGTGGTACATGGGCGCCAACATTCCGGGCAAACCCCGCCAGTTCCTCGGCCACCTCATGGGGTCGCAGTACTTCGACCGTCTCACGCAGGTCGCCGACGACGGTTTCGAAGACTTCATCCTCGAGGAGCGTCGCTGA
- a CDS encoding Type 1 glutamine amidotransferase-like domain-containing protein, whose amino-acid sequence MRLLLTSAGVRNPSIRAALVSMLGKPVEECSALCIPTAMYGHPVLGPGEMVWKFAAGKAGERMVELGWKSMGMLELTALPSLDEDRWVPVVRDADVLLASGGDALYLAHWMRESGFADLLPSLDAVWVGMSAGSMVMTPRIGEPFVGWPSPTGDDRALGVVDFAIYPHLDNPMLPTNTMANAEAWAADLDCPSYAIDDDTAIAVVDGTVDVISEGNWRRFG is encoded by the coding sequence ATGCGACTTCTTCTCACCTCCGCCGGCGTCCGCAACCCCAGCATCCGCGCCGCCCTGGTGTCGATGCTCGGCAAACCGGTGGAGGAGTGCAGCGCTCTGTGCATCCCGACGGCGATGTATGGCCACCCCGTGCTCGGGCCGGGCGAGATGGTGTGGAAGTTCGCCGCCGGGAAGGCTGGCGAGCGCATGGTCGAACTGGGCTGGAAGTCGATGGGCATGCTGGAGCTGACGGCGTTGCCGAGTCTCGACGAGGACCGCTGGGTTCCGGTGGTTCGCGACGCCGATGTGCTGTTGGCATCGGGCGGCGACGCCCTCTACCTCGCCCACTGGATGCGCGAGTCCGGTTTCGCCGACCTCCTGCCCTCGCTCGACGCCGTGTGGGTCGGTATGAGCGCAGGCAGCATGGTGATGACGCCACGGATCGGCGAGCCGTTCGTCGGCTGGCCCTCGCCCACCGGCGACGATCGGGCGCTGGGTGTCGTCGACTTCGCGATCTACCCCCACCTCGACAACCCGATGTTGCCGACCAACACGATGGCCAACGCCGAGGCGTGGGCGGCCGATCTCGACTGCCCGTCCTACGCCATCGACGACGACACGGCCATCGCCGTGGTCGACGGCACCGTCGACGTCATTTCCGAAGGGAACTGGCGCCGCTTCGGTTAG
- a CDS encoding N-acetyltransferase family protein, protein MLVRDATVADMARCRDLYNALIDTTTVAWTEEHQTLRQRKAWFARQTRAGHPVLVAEQAGDVVGFAAYGSFRGSGKWPGYRYTVEHTIHVDGACWGQGIGRALLQELIERGRATGVHAMVGAVDGANIESIRFHERMGFVEVARMPEVGRKFDRWLDLVLMQRIISTADGLGSAQVGAGPTT, encoded by the coding sequence ATGCTGGTTCGAGACGCAACGGTTGCGGACATGGCGCGCTGCCGCGACCTGTACAACGCGCTGATCGACACGACCACTGTCGCATGGACCGAGGAGCATCAGACACTCCGGCAGCGCAAGGCGTGGTTCGCCCGTCAGACTCGCGCTGGCCACCCCGTGCTGGTGGCCGAGCAAGCGGGCGATGTCGTGGGGTTCGCTGCCTACGGCAGCTTTCGCGGCTCGGGCAAGTGGCCGGGGTACCGGTACACGGTCGAGCATACGATCCATGTCGACGGCGCTTGTTGGGGCCAAGGCATCGGGCGTGCGCTCCTACAAGAGCTCATCGAGCGCGGCCGAGCGACGGGAGTGCACGCAATGGTCGGCGCCGTTGATGGCGCCAACATCGAGTCGATCAGATTCCACGAACGCATGGGCTTCGTCGAAGTCGCTCGAATGCCGGAAGTCGGTCGAAAGTTCGATCGTTGGCTGGATCTGGTGCTGATGCAGCGGATCATCTCTACGGCTGACGGACTCGGGTCAGCACAGGTAGGTGCAGGACCGACGACCTGA